One genomic segment of Saprospiraceae bacterium includes these proteins:
- a CDS encoding S9 family peptidase, with the protein MKQDKELVLHGDVRVDPYYWLNERENPEVIDYLKQENEYLDNILAPAKPLREKLFEEMLARIQQEDQTVPYPMGAFLYYIRHEHGKEYPVYCRKKRTDAEAGEEIILDVNKLAEGKKFCHVIPPKLSPDGRKLVYGLDTTGRNLHQAFVIDLLTGETTETINRIMAGDFVWTPDNLSFYYNTKDEENLRSDRAWLHTLGQAFEEDTLIYHETDETTYVSLSASKDRTHLFMHCGYTENVECHFLNMNEKSASLQCIKPRVSGFYYSVDYFDHQFYILHNDQAVNFKISKANVSAFQFEKWVEFIPHSEEILIQDMDFFSNYLVIHERSNGLNQIRIHPWNESAEPHFIRFPDASYDCWLGANKELDTEILRLHYTSLTTPSSTFDYDMRNRTLQLLKEHKVLGDFDKSNYVSEYLQAPARDGVMIPISLVYRKGFQKNGKAPLLLNAYGSYGISYDPVFSSNALSLLDRGFVLAIAHIRGGKEKGWHWYEKGKMFHKMNTFYDYIDCAEYLIREHYTTNERLFARGGSAGGLLMGVVLNLRPDLFKGILAHVPFVDVITTMSDPNIPLTTGEYNEWGNPEIPEQYFYMKSYSPYDNIINKNYTNVLITTGFSDSQVQYWEPAKWTAKLRTHRTDKHHLLLFHTNLDAGHGGASGRFERLKEVALDYAFVLLLADFGQ; encoded by the coding sequence ATGAAGCAGGATAAAGAACTCGTACTTCATGGCGATGTGAGAGTCGATCCCTACTACTGGCTCAATGAACGCGAAAATCCGGAGGTGATCGATTATCTCAAACAGGAAAACGAATACCTTGATAACATCCTGGCTCCCGCGAAACCATTGCGCGAAAAATTATTCGAAGAAATGTTAGCCCGGATCCAGCAGGAGGATCAGACCGTGCCCTATCCCATGGGTGCTTTTCTCTATTACATCCGGCACGAGCATGGAAAGGAATATCCGGTTTATTGCAGAAAAAAAAGGACCGATGCAGAGGCCGGTGAAGAAATCATCCTGGATGTGAACAAACTTGCCGAAGGCAAGAAATTTTGTCATGTGATTCCACCAAAACTGAGTCCCGATGGACGCAAATTGGTCTACGGTCTCGATACAACCGGTAGAAACCTGCACCAGGCATTTGTCATAGATTTGTTGACGGGAGAAACTACGGAAACCATAAACAGGATCATGGCTGGAGATTTTGTTTGGACACCCGATAATCTTTCATTTTATTACAATACTAAAGATGAAGAGAATCTGCGATCCGATCGGGCCTGGTTACACACACTCGGGCAGGCATTTGAAGAGGATACTTTGATCTACCATGAAACGGATGAAACCACCTATGTCAGTCTATCCGCATCAAAAGACAGGACACATTTATTCATGCATTGCGGATATACGGAAAATGTCGAATGCCATTTTTTAAACATGAATGAAAAGTCTGCTTCGCTTCAATGTATTAAACCACGGGTATCTGGGTTTTATTACTCGGTCGATTATTTTGACCATCAATTTTACATCCTTCACAATGACCAGGCTGTAAACTTTAAAATAAGCAAGGCAAATGTTTCAGCATTTCAGTTTGAAAAATGGGTCGAGTTCATTCCGCATTCTGAAGAGATTTTGATTCAGGATATGGATTTCTTCTCAAATTACCTCGTCATTCATGAGCGCAGTAATGGATTGAATCAAATCCGCATCCATCCCTGGAATGAATCGGCGGAACCCCATTTTATCCGCTTTCCGGATGCCAGCTACGATTGCTGGTTGGGAGCAAATAAGGAATTGGATACGGAAATACTCCGCTTGCATTATACTTCACTCACCACGCCCAGTTCGACCTTCGATTACGATATGCGGAATCGAACTTTGCAATTATTGAAAGAACATAAGGTTTTGGGTGATTTTGATAAATCCAATTATGTTTCTGAATACCTGCAGGCACCGGCCAGAGATGGCGTCATGATTCCCATATCCTTGGTGTATCGCAAAGGATTTCAAAAAAACGGCAAAGCTCCGTTATTGCTCAATGCATATGGGAGTTACGGCATCAGTTACGATCCCGTTTTCAGCAGCAATGCCTTATCCTTACTCGATCGGGGATTTGTTTTAGCCATTGCCCATATTCGCGGTGGCAAGGAAAAAGGCTGGCATTGGTATGAAAAGGGAAAGATGTTTCATAAAATGAACACTTTTTACGATTACATCGATTGTGCAGAATACCTGATCCGCGAACACTACACGACTAACGAACGTTTGTTCGCAAGGGGAGGATCGGCCGGGGGGCTGCTGATGGGAGTGGTACTCAACCTGCGCCCCGATTTGTTTAAAGGCATTCTGGCCCATGTGCCTTTTGTCGATGTCATCACGACGATGTCGGATCCCAACATTCCATTGACAACCGGAGAGTACAATGAATGGGGCAATCCCGAAATTCCAGAACAATATTTTTATATGAAATCGTATTCCCCTTACGATAACATCATAAATAAAAATTATACAAATGTGCTGATCACCACCGGATTTTCAGACAGTCAGGTTCAATACTGGGAACCCGCAAAATGGACCGCTAAATTGCGGACCCACCGAACGGATAAACATCATTTGCTGCTTTTCCATACAAATCTCGATGCCGGTCACGGAGGAGCTTCCGGTCGTTTTGAACGATTAAAAGAAGTCGCCCTCGATTATGCATTTGTATTGTTGCTGGCAGATTTTGGTCAGTAG